The following are encoded together in the Kribbella sp. CA-293567 genome:
- the metH gene encoding methionine synthase translates to MTDRRTELRTLLDQRVAVLDGAWGTMLQGAKLTPQDYAGDRFTGHTHDVTGDPDLLNLMRPDVILDVHRQYLEAGADITTTNTFTATSIGQADYGLQSLVRDMNVEGARLARQAADEAGGRFVAGSIGPLNVTLSLSPRVEDPAYRAVSFEQVRDTYAEQISALAEGGVDLLLIETIFDTLNCKAAIAAAREVAPELPLWISVTIVDLSGRTLSGQTVEAFWSSVEHAKPLVVGVNCALGAAEARPHVADLAKFADTYVAAHPNAGLPNAFGGYDETPDQTAGLLGEFAGSGLVNIVGGCCGTTPAHIAQIAKAVQGMQPREIAAPYGQTRFSGLEPFSIGPDTGFVMIGERTNVTGSARFRRLIESDNHQAAVDVALEQVRGGANLLDVNMDADLLDSEQAMTTFLNLVATEPEVARIPIMIDSSKWSVLEAGLKCVQGKGVVNSISLKEGEEEFLERAQRIRDYGAGAVVMAFDEQGQADTVERKVEICGRAYDLLTQKIGFPPEDIIFDPNVLAVATGMSEHNGYAKNFIDALPLIKQRCPGVHISGGISNLSFSFRGNDIVREAMHSAFLYHAGQVGLDMGIVNAGQLAVYQDIPADLLELVEDVIFDRRDDATDRLVSFAENVKGKGTQREIDLSWREGTVEERLSHALVHGIVDFIEDDTEEARLTRKRPLEVIEGPLMDGMKIVGDLFGAGKMFLPQVVKSARVMKRSVAYLEPFMEAEKELARQEGRAEDVRGQGKVVLATVKGDVHDIGKNIVGVVLGCNNYEVIDLGVMVPAAKILDTAIAEGADVVGLSGLITPSLDEMVAVAAEMDRRGLKLPLLVGGATTSKQHTAVRIAPAYENTTVHVLDASRVVGVVSDLLDDDRAEELAVSNRAAQEILREQHANKQRKPMLPIEVARANRETVDHGEIPVPDFVGLRRVAPDLETLRAMVDWQFLFLAWELKGKYPAILEQPVARELFDDANTMLDQIIAEKSFTAEGAYAYWRAHREGDDIILDDLNASFPMLRQQTEKPAGRENRCLADYIAPAGDHLGGFAVAIHGAEELAAKYEEQQDDYKAIMVKALADRLAEAFAEWIHLEARKGWFEPDAEPLLEDLHAERFRGIRPALGYPASPDHSEKQLLFELLEADKLGLALTESYAMTPAAAVSGLIFASPAAKYFSVGRVNKDQLTDYAERRGMPLAEIERWLRPNLAYDPD, encoded by the coding sequence GTGACGGATCGTCGGACCGAGTTGCGCACCCTGCTGGACCAGCGGGTCGCGGTGCTGGACGGCGCCTGGGGCACGATGCTCCAGGGCGCGAAGCTGACGCCGCAGGACTATGCCGGCGATCGCTTCACCGGCCACACCCATGACGTCACCGGTGACCCCGACCTGCTCAACCTGATGCGGCCGGACGTGATCCTCGACGTCCACCGGCAGTACCTCGAAGCCGGCGCCGACATCACCACCACGAACACCTTCACCGCGACCAGCATCGGCCAGGCCGACTACGGCCTGCAGTCGCTGGTGCGGGACATGAACGTCGAGGGCGCCCGGCTGGCCCGGCAGGCAGCCGACGAGGCCGGCGGCCGGTTCGTGGCCGGCTCGATCGGCCCGCTGAACGTCACCCTGTCGCTGTCGCCGCGAGTGGAGGACCCGGCGTACCGCGCGGTGTCGTTCGAGCAGGTCCGCGACACGTACGCCGAGCAGATCTCCGCGCTGGCCGAGGGCGGTGTCGACCTGCTCCTGATCGAGACGATCTTCGACACCCTGAACTGCAAGGCCGCGATCGCCGCCGCTCGCGAGGTGGCTCCCGAGTTGCCGCTGTGGATCTCGGTGACGATCGTCGACCTGTCCGGCCGGACGCTGTCCGGGCAGACCGTCGAGGCGTTCTGGAGCTCGGTCGAGCACGCGAAGCCGCTGGTGGTCGGGGTGAACTGCGCGCTCGGTGCCGCCGAGGCGCGTCCGCACGTGGCCGACCTGGCCAAGTTCGCCGACACCTACGTCGCCGCGCACCCGAACGCGGGTCTGCCGAACGCCTTCGGCGGGTACGACGAGACGCCGGACCAGACCGCCGGGTTGCTCGGTGAGTTCGCCGGGTCGGGCCTGGTCAACATCGTCGGCGGCTGCTGCGGGACGACGCCGGCCCACATCGCCCAGATCGCCAAGGCGGTGCAGGGGATGCAGCCGCGGGAGATCGCCGCGCCGTACGGGCAGACCCGGTTCAGTGGGCTGGAGCCGTTCTCGATCGGCCCCGACACCGGCTTCGTGATGATCGGCGAGCGCACCAACGTGACCGGGTCGGCGCGGTTCCGCCGGCTGATCGAGTCCGACAACCACCAGGCCGCGGTGGACGTGGCGCTGGAGCAGGTCCGCGGTGGCGCGAACCTGCTGGACGTGAACATGGACGCCGACCTGCTGGACTCCGAGCAGGCGATGACGACCTTCCTCAACCTGGTCGCCACCGAGCCCGAGGTGGCCCGGATCCCGATCATGATCGACAGCTCGAAGTGGTCGGTGCTCGAGGCCGGCCTGAAGTGCGTGCAGGGCAAGGGCGTGGTCAACTCGATCAGCCTGAAGGAGGGCGAGGAGGAGTTCCTCGAACGCGCGCAGCGGATCCGCGACTACGGCGCCGGCGCGGTGGTGATGGCCTTCGACGAGCAGGGGCAGGCCGACACGGTCGAGCGCAAGGTGGAGATCTGTGGCCGGGCCTACGACCTGCTCACGCAGAAGATCGGCTTCCCGCCCGAGGACATCATCTTCGACCCGAACGTGCTCGCCGTCGCCACCGGCATGTCGGAGCACAACGGCTACGCGAAGAACTTCATCGACGCGCTGCCGCTGATCAAGCAGCGCTGCCCGGGCGTGCACATCAGCGGCGGGATCTCGAACCTGTCGTTCTCGTTCCGCGGCAACGACATCGTCCGGGAGGCGATGCACTCCGCGTTCCTGTACCACGCGGGCCAGGTCGGCCTGGACATGGGCATCGTCAACGCCGGCCAGCTCGCGGTCTACCAGGACATCCCGGCCGACCTGCTGGAACTGGTCGAGGACGTCATCTTCGACCGGCGCGACGACGCCACCGACCGCCTGGTCAGCTTCGCCGAGAACGTGAAGGGCAAGGGCACCCAGCGCGAGATCGACCTGTCCTGGCGCGAGGGCACGGTCGAGGAGCGGCTCTCGCACGCGCTCGTGCACGGCATCGTGGACTTCATCGAGGACGACACCGAGGAGGCCCGGCTGACCCGCAAACGGCCGCTCGAGGTGATCGAGGGCCCGCTGATGGACGGGATGAAGATCGTCGGCGACCTGTTCGGCGCGGGCAAGATGTTCCTGCCCCAGGTGGTGAAGAGCGCCCGGGTGATGAAGCGTTCGGTGGCCTACCTGGAGCCGTTCATGGAGGCCGAGAAGGAGCTGGCCCGGCAGGAGGGCCGCGCCGAGGACGTGCGCGGTCAGGGCAAGGTGGTGCTGGCCACCGTCAAGGGCGACGTGCACGACATCGGCAAGAACATCGTCGGCGTCGTGCTCGGCTGCAACAACTACGAGGTGATCGACCTCGGCGTGATGGTGCCGGCCGCCAAGATCCTCGACACGGCCATCGCCGAGGGCGCCGACGTGGTGGGGCTGTCCGGGCTGATCACGCCGTCGCTGGACGAGATGGTCGCCGTGGCCGCCGAGATGGACCGGCGAGGGCTGAAGCTTCCGCTGCTGGTCGGGGGCGCGACGACCTCCAAGCAGCACACGGCGGTCCGGATCGCACCGGCGTACGAGAACACGACGGTGCACGTACTGGACGCGTCCCGGGTGGTCGGCGTGGTCTCCGACCTGCTCGACGACGACCGGGCCGAAGAGCTTGCCGTCAGCAACCGTGCCGCCCAGGAGATCCTCCGGGAGCAGCACGCGAACAAGCAGCGCAAGCCGATGCTGCCGATCGAGGTCGCGCGGGCCAACCGGGAGACCGTCGACCACGGCGAGATCCCCGTGCCCGACTTCGTCGGTCTGCGCCGGGTCGCACCGGACCTGGAGACGCTGCGCGCGATGGTCGACTGGCAGTTCCTGTTCCTGGCCTGGGAACTGAAGGGCAAGTACCCGGCCATCCTGGAGCAGCCGGTCGCACGGGAGCTGTTCGACGACGCGAACACGATGCTCGACCAGATCATCGCCGAGAAGTCGTTCACCGCCGAGGGTGCTTACGCCTACTGGCGAGCGCACCGTGAAGGTGACGACATCATCCTCGACGACCTGAACGCGTCGTTCCCGATGCTGCGGCAGCAGACCGAGAAGCCGGCCGGTCGCGAGAACCGCTGCCTGGCCGACTACATCGCACCGGCCGGCGACCACCTCGGTGGTTTCGCGGTCGCGATCCACGGTGCCGAGGAGCTGGCGGCGAAGTACGAGGAACAGCAGGACGACTACAAGGCGATCATGGTCAAGGCGCTGGCCGACCGGCTCGCCGAGGCGTTCGCCGAGTGGATTCACCTGGAGGCCCGCAAGGGCTGGTTCGAGCCCGACGCAGAGCCGCTGCTGGAAGACCTGCACGCCGAGCGTTT
- a CDS encoding helix-turn-helix transcriptional regulator: MLETSARLLKLLSLLQSPRDWSGTALAGELGVGVRTVRRDVDKLRNLGYPVDAVPGVAGYRLGAGASLPPLLLDDEEAVAVAIGLRAAATGSVAGIEESSVRALTKLEQVLPSRLRHRVRLLQSVAVTPTVGASVSPEVVMAVATACRDHQRLRFDYRSHDGTSTVRTTEPHRLVHTGRRWYLVAWDLERDDWRTFRLDRLEPRIPTGPGFTPREAPELGETTRGVASGGYRFQARFVLHAPADVMAARIANTVGTIEPIDEASCALSTGANSLDELALHVGMLGVDFRIESPPELIDHVRALTARLSASVPA; the protein is encoded by the coding sequence ATGTTGGAAACCTCGGCGCGCCTCCTGAAGCTGCTGTCCCTGCTGCAGTCTCCGCGCGACTGGAGCGGTACGGCGCTGGCCGGCGAGCTGGGCGTCGGAGTCCGGACCGTCCGCCGGGACGTCGACAAACTCCGCAACCTCGGCTACCCGGTGGACGCAGTACCAGGCGTGGCTGGCTATCGGCTCGGTGCGGGAGCCTCGCTGCCGCCGCTGTTGCTCGACGACGAGGAGGCGGTGGCGGTCGCCATCGGTCTGCGCGCGGCGGCGACGGGGAGCGTCGCCGGCATCGAGGAGTCGTCGGTGCGGGCCCTCACCAAACTGGAGCAGGTGCTGCCGTCCCGGCTGCGTCACCGGGTGCGGCTGCTGCAGTCGGTCGCCGTGACGCCGACTGTCGGCGCATCGGTGTCACCCGAGGTCGTGATGGCGGTCGCGACGGCCTGCCGCGATCACCAACGACTCCGCTTCGACTACCGCAGTCACGACGGCACCTCCACGGTCCGTACGACGGAGCCTCATCGCCTCGTCCACACGGGACGCCGGTGGTACCTGGTCGCGTGGGATCTCGAGCGCGACGACTGGCGAACCTTCCGCCTCGATCGGCTGGAGCCCCGCATCCCGACCGGGCCGGGCTTCACTCCACGCGAGGCGCCCGAGTTGGGCGAGACGACTCGCGGCGTCGCCTCGGGTGGCTATCGTTTCCAGGCCCGCTTCGTCCTGCACGCCCCGGCCGACGTGATGGCCGCGCGCATCGCCAACACGGTCGGCACCATCGAGCCGATCGACGAGGCGAGCTGCGCACTGTCGACGGGCGCCAACTCCCTGGACGAGCTGGCGTTGCACGTCGGCATGCTCGGGGTGGACTTCCGGATCGAGTCTCCGCCCGAGCTGATCGACCACGTCCGTGCTCTCACCGCCCGGCTCAGCGCGAGTGTGCCGGCTTGA
- a CDS encoding S1C family serine protease, whose product MSSTEGQFGPSQYGPQWGPGPQQAPRRRKRLPMVVGALGLAALVAGGSVAWGIDQQPVANSGSTMAQVLNPSAVAAEVSPGLVNINTVLGYQGAKAAGTGIVLTSDGEVLTNHHVIAGATEISVTNVGNGRTYSASVAGYDSEHDIAVLKLEDASGLETAKIGDSSKVKVGDQVVGIGNAGGKGGTPSYAPGQVTALNQAITATDESGANPEQLEGLIQTDANIQPGDSGGPLANSAGEVVGVDTAGGSGNSGDGVGQTGYQPNVNGSRSPSTAIAALTGFGDGSGGGYGQGSGDGQGSGDEAGQGVPGQSGGYGQLPGGEQEPTGYAVPINQAMEIVGQIDSGKASGEVHLGGSPLLGVSILSNADGTTGAVVNDVIADGKADQAGIEAGDVITSFAGEEVGSPEALSTLLDQHHPGDKVSVSWTDRSGRRHAKTIELITGPVR is encoded by the coding sequence ATGAGTAGCACCGAGGGGCAGTTCGGGCCTTCGCAGTACGGGCCGCAGTGGGGGCCGGGGCCGCAGCAGGCGCCGAGGCGAAGGAAGCGGTTGCCGATGGTGGTCGGGGCGCTCGGGCTGGCGGCGCTGGTGGCCGGGGGTTCGGTTGCCTGGGGCATCGATCAGCAGCCGGTCGCGAACAGCGGCTCCACGATGGCGCAGGTGCTGAACCCGTCGGCGGTGGCGGCCGAGGTCTCGCCGGGGCTGGTCAACATCAACACGGTGCTCGGGTATCAGGGCGCGAAGGCTGCTGGTACCGGGATCGTGCTGACGTCGGACGGTGAGGTGCTGACCAACCATCACGTGATCGCCGGCGCGACGGAGATCTCGGTGACCAACGTCGGGAACGGCAGGACGTACTCCGCGAGCGTCGCCGGGTACGACTCCGAGCACGACATCGCGGTACTGAAGCTCGAGGACGCGTCCGGGCTGGAGACGGCGAAGATCGGTGATTCCTCGAAGGTGAAGGTCGGGGACCAGGTGGTCGGGATCGGCAACGCGGGCGGAAAGGGCGGTACGCCGAGCTACGCGCCGGGCCAGGTGACGGCGCTGAACCAGGCGATCACCGCGACCGACGAGTCCGGGGCGAATCCGGAGCAGCTGGAGGGGCTGATCCAGACCGACGCGAACATCCAGCCGGGCGATTCCGGCGGGCCGTTGGCGAACTCGGCGGGAGAGGTGGTCGGTGTCGACACGGCTGGTGGGTCGGGGAACTCCGGTGACGGTGTGGGGCAGACCGGGTATCAGCCGAATGTGAACGGAAGCAGGTCGCCGAGTACTGCGATCGCGGCGTTGACCGGGTTCGGTGACGGGTCCGGCGGCGGATACGGGCAGGGCTCGGGTGATGGCCAGGGTTCCGGTGATGAAGCAGGTCAGGGGGTGCCTGGACAGAGCGGTGGTTACGGGCAGTTGCCTGGAGGTGAGCAGGAACCTACGGGGTATGCGGTGCCGATCAATCAGGCGATGGAGATCGTGGGGCAGATCGACTCGGGGAAGGCGTCCGGGGAGGTGCACCTCGGTGGGTCGCCGCTGCTCGGGGTGTCGATCCTCTCGAACGCCGACGGCACCACCGGCGCGGTGGTCAACGACGTGATCGCCGACGGGAAGGCCGACCAGGCCGGGATCGAGGCCGGCGACGTGATCACCAGCTTCGCCGGTGAGGAAGTCGGCTCACCCGAGGCGCTCTCGACGCTGCTCGACCAGCACCACCCCGGCGACAAGGTGTCGGTCTCCTGGACCGACCGGTCGGGCCGGCGCCACGCCAAGACGATCGAACTGATCACCGGACCGGTTCGCTGA
- a CDS encoding epoxide hydrolase family protein → MKPFSIDIPQSQLDDLQYRLDHRRLPAALPGDDWDTGVPVAWLSELVEYWRTEYDWRAAEKQLNEYPQFTTEIDGQNIHFLHVRSANPDALPLVLTHGWPGSVVEFLDLIGPLTDPAAHGGDAADAFHLVIPSLPGFAFSGPVGESGWTRARIGRTWAKLMEQLGYDRYGVQGGDIGGSVSPEVARSAPEHVVGVHVNGGTNLPPLQLSDEELATLTPLEQDRMARVKAFMQEEFGYIAIQSTRPQAIGYGLVDSPVGQLAWIMDKFREWTHPRTTLPDAIIDRDRLLTNVMLYWLTGTASSAAYVGYAMTEWGAQPENSGVPTGVIAFAHDVCIRRYCEADNNITRWTDVDRGGHFAALEEPELLTTDIREFFRTLR, encoded by the coding sequence ATGAAGCCTTTCAGCATCGACATCCCGCAGAGCCAGCTCGACGACCTCCAATACCGTCTCGACCACCGCCGGCTGCCCGCGGCGCTGCCCGGGGACGACTGGGACACCGGCGTACCGGTCGCTTGGCTGAGTGAGCTGGTCGAGTACTGGCGCACCGAGTACGACTGGCGCGCGGCGGAGAAGCAGCTCAACGAGTACCCGCAGTTCACCACCGAGATCGACGGTCAGAACATCCACTTCCTGCATGTCCGGTCGGCGAACCCCGACGCGCTGCCGCTGGTCCTGACGCACGGCTGGCCGGGATCCGTCGTGGAGTTCCTGGACCTGATCGGTCCGCTGACCGACCCGGCGGCACACGGCGGCGACGCGGCCGACGCCTTCCACCTGGTGATCCCGTCGCTGCCCGGTTTCGCCTTCTCGGGACCGGTCGGCGAGAGCGGCTGGACCAGAGCACGGATCGGCCGCACCTGGGCCAAGCTGATGGAGCAGCTCGGCTACGACCGGTACGGCGTACAGGGTGGCGACATCGGCGGGTCCGTCTCGCCGGAGGTCGCCCGGTCCGCGCCCGAGCACGTCGTCGGCGTCCACGTGAACGGCGGGACCAACCTGCCGCCGCTGCAGCTGTCCGACGAGGAGCTCGCGACGCTGACCCCGCTGGAACAGGACCGGATGGCCCGGGTCAAGGCCTTCATGCAGGAGGAGTTCGGCTACATCGCGATCCAGTCGACCCGGCCGCAGGCGATCGGCTACGGACTGGTCGACTCACCGGTCGGTCAGCTCGCCTGGATCATGGACAAGTTCCGCGAGTGGACCCACCCGCGGACCACGCTGCCCGACGCGATCATCGACCGCGACCGGCTGCTCACCAACGTGATGCTCTACTGGCTGACCGGTACGGCGAGCTCGGCGGCGTACGTCGGCTACGCGATGACCGAGTGGGGCGCTCAGCCGGAGAACTCCGGCGTCCCGACCGGCGTGATCGCCTTCGCGCACGACGTCTGCATCCGCAGGTACTGCGAGGCGGACAACAACATCACCCGGTGGACCGACGTGGACCGCGGCGGCCACTTCGCCGCCCTGGAGGAGCCGGAGCTGCTCACCACCGACATCCGCGAGTTCTTCCGCACCCTCCGCTGA
- the pdxR gene encoding MocR-like pyridoxine biosynthesis transcription factor PdxR codes for MSRSRTNLGPGELLVELDRGSTVPLHQQLESGIRERIRQGLLRAGTALPATRALAADLGLSRGVVVEAYQQLVAEGYLVSRAGGYTQVASAAVRPSVQPRLRNVAAGLPPRIDFRYSRPDVTQFPRTAWLRSVRKVLNESPHEALAYLEGQGALELREALADYLNRVRGTAAQAGNMLICNGFAQGSRLLLQVLAAAGYRRLAVEDPSDDELRVVATTAGLETIGVPVLEGGLDVEALDRSGADVVLVTAAHQFPTGAVTSARTRAALIDWATRRDALIVEDDYDAEYRYDREPVGAMQGLAPERVAYAGTASKTLAPGLRLGWLILPERLVDPMAEAKFADDRGSSVFDQLTFADFVARGEFDRHLRRMRLRYRLLRDTLVRCLAEKVPDLRPVGVSAGLHVLTWLPPDLSEQDVTQAARDRGLGVYGLQPYWVHNTGAEGLVFGYGSLTEHAVAKGIDLLADAVAAVRK; via the coding sequence ATGAGCCGATCCAGGACCAATCTGGGACCGGGCGAGCTGCTGGTCGAGCTCGACCGCGGCAGTACGGTGCCGCTGCACCAGCAGTTGGAGAGCGGGATTCGGGAGCGGATCCGGCAAGGGCTGCTCCGGGCGGGCACGGCCTTGCCGGCGACCCGGGCACTGGCCGCGGACCTCGGGCTGTCGCGAGGTGTGGTGGTGGAGGCGTATCAGCAATTGGTTGCCGAGGGCTACTTAGTGAGTCGCGCCGGTGGATACACCCAGGTCGCGTCGGCAGCGGTTCGGCCATCGGTGCAACCGAGGCTGAGGAACGTTGCGGCCGGGCTGCCGCCGCGGATCGACTTCCGGTACAGCCGGCCCGACGTCACGCAGTTCCCGCGGACCGCCTGGCTGCGATCGGTCCGCAAGGTGCTGAACGAGTCTCCGCACGAAGCGTTGGCCTATCTCGAAGGTCAGGGCGCACTCGAGTTGCGGGAGGCACTGGCGGACTACCTCAACCGGGTCCGCGGTACGGCGGCACAGGCGGGCAACATGCTGATCTGCAACGGGTTCGCGCAGGGATCGCGGTTGTTGCTGCAGGTGCTGGCCGCGGCCGGGTACCGCCGGCTGGCGGTGGAGGATCCATCAGATGACGAGCTCCGGGTGGTGGCGACGACGGCGGGGCTGGAGACGATCGGCGTACCGGTGCTGGAGGGCGGGCTGGACGTCGAGGCGCTCGACCGGTCCGGGGCGGACGTCGTACTGGTGACGGCGGCGCATCAGTTCCCGACTGGTGCGGTGACCTCCGCGCGGACCCGGGCGGCGTTGATCGACTGGGCGACCCGGCGGGACGCGTTGATCGTCGAGGACGACTACGACGCCGAGTACCGGTACGACCGGGAGCCGGTCGGGGCGATGCAGGGACTGGCGCCGGAACGGGTGGCCTACGCGGGGACCGCGAGCAAGACGCTCGCGCCGGGGTTGCGGCTGGGCTGGCTGATCCTGCCGGAGCGGCTGGTCGACCCGATGGCCGAGGCGAAGTTCGCCGACGACCGGGGGTCCTCGGTCTTCGACCAACTGACCTTTGCCGACTTCGTCGCCCGAGGCGAGTTCGACCGGCACCTGCGCCGGATGCGCCTGCGGTACCGGTTGTTGCGGGACACGCTGGTCCGGTGCCTGGCAGAGAAGGTGCCGGATCTGCGGCCGGTCGGCGTCTCGGCCGGACTCCACGTGCTGACCTGGCTGCCACCGGACCTGAGCGAGCAGGACGTGACGCAGGCCGCGCGTGACCGTGGACTCGGCGTCTACGGCCTCCAGCCCTACTGGGTGCACAACACCGGCGCCGAGGGCCTGGTCTTCGGCTACGGCAGCCTGACCGAACATGCCGTTGCCAAAGGCATCGATCTGCTCGCGGACGCCGTCGCCGCGGTACGGAAGTAG
- a CDS encoding FAD-binding oxidoreductase → MTATDTLPLLHPGDLGYDEARAVWNAMVDRRPAAIARCRSTADVAAAVRYARQHELEIAVRCGGHNVAGLAVPEGGLMIDLTAMNAVQVDPTRRTARVEGGALLGELDRATQKYGLATTAGNVSHTGVGGLTLGGGMGWLARQFGLACDNVDSYELVTAEGNVVTASATENPELFWGLRGGGGNFGIVTSFEFRLHHIGTRALVADFTYPIADAFPVLRAWRDLNATAPRQATFTTVITADQVTVGFVWVGAPGNPDALLAAFRAFGNAATESVEELPYLTLQSRDDSVQGHHYRRYWKGHYFKTLPDKAIHALLRNPGVGASLQAYGGAIADVPDEDAAFSHRDTLFEFVTATRWEDPADDEQRIATVRAYAEALAEYADGAYLNTLNGDKITRAFPPAKLDRLVGLKTVWDQANVFHLNQNIKPAHSR, encoded by the coding sequence ATGACCGCCACCGACACCTTGCCCCTGCTGCACCCCGGCGACCTCGGGTACGACGAGGCTCGTGCCGTCTGGAACGCGATGGTCGACCGCCGGCCGGCCGCGATCGCGCGCTGCCGCAGCACGGCGGACGTCGCCGCCGCGGTCCGCTACGCCAGGCAACACGAACTGGAGATCGCCGTCCGCTGCGGCGGACACAACGTTGCCGGTCTCGCCGTTCCCGAAGGCGGCCTGATGATCGACCTGACCGCGATGAACGCCGTGCAGGTCGATCCCACCCGCCGCACCGCCCGGGTCGAAGGCGGCGCGTTGCTCGGCGAACTCGACCGCGCCACCCAGAAGTACGGTCTCGCCACCACCGCGGGAAATGTCTCGCACACCGGTGTCGGCGGACTGACTCTCGGCGGCGGCATGGGCTGGCTGGCGCGGCAGTTCGGTCTCGCTTGCGACAACGTCGACTCGTACGAACTGGTCACCGCCGAAGGCAATGTGGTCACCGCTTCCGCGACCGAGAACCCGGAGCTGTTCTGGGGCCTGCGCGGTGGCGGAGGGAACTTCGGCATCGTCACCTCCTTCGAGTTCCGCCTGCACCACATCGGCACCCGAGCGCTCGTCGCCGACTTCACCTACCCGATCGCCGACGCCTTCCCTGTACTGCGCGCCTGGCGCGACCTGAACGCCACGGCTCCGCGCCAAGCAACTTTCACCACCGTCATCACCGCCGACCAGGTGACCGTCGGGTTCGTCTGGGTCGGTGCCCCCGGCAACCCTGACGCGCTGCTCGCGGCATTCAGGGCCTTCGGTAACGCTGCCACCGAAAGCGTGGAAGAGCTGCCGTATCTGACCCTGCAGAGCCGCGACGACAGCGTCCAAGGTCACCACTACCGCCGCTACTGGAAGGGCCACTACTTCAAAACTCTTCCTGACAAGGCGATCCACGCCCTCCTTCGCAACCCCGGAGTGGGCGCGAGCCTGCAGGCCTACGGCGGCGCGATCGCCGACGTACCGGACGAGGATGCGGCGTTCAGTCACCGCGACACGCTCTTCGAGTTCGTCACCGCCACGCGGTGGGAGGATCCGGCCGACGACGAGCAGCGGATCGCGACCGTCCGCGCGTACGCCGAGGCGCTGGCCGAGTACGCCGACGGCGCCTATCTGAACACCTTGAACGGCGACAAGATCACGCGCGCCTTCCCACCCGCCAAGCTCGACCGGCTGGTCGGACTGAAGACCGTGTGGGATCAGGCGAACGTCTTCCACCTGAACCAGAACATCAAGCCGGCACACTCGCGCTGA